One Clupea harengus chromosome 3, Ch_v2.0.2, whole genome shotgun sequence DNA window includes the following coding sequences:
- the lrrc10 gene encoding leucine-rich repeat-containing protein 10, whose amino-acid sequence MGNALRGVVAFIPTERCQQFLVGDIKEMPLDCTLDVSSRQLRHFPNRLCIFNELVKLYLSDNNLSSLPPELHRLGKLQLLALDFNCFEDLPLAVCGLPQLNILYLGNNRLADLPQEIAKLKELKTLWLESNCLTEFPQVICQLPNLKTLHLGYNQICNLPTELGQLEELRSIWLAGNMLTEFPAVLLEMHFLDVIDVDRNRIRRFPCLSHLQGLKLIIYDHNPCVNAPVVGEGVRRVGRWADCCDDEDEDEDMGKVVAEAFGEVKEHIPEDDVQSAETVVAPYLNDIL is encoded by the coding sequence ATGGGTAATGCCCTGCGTGGTGTTGTGGCCTTCATACCCACAGAACGCTGTCAGCAATTTTTGGTGGGTGATATAAAGGAGATGCCCTTGGATTGTACTTTGGATGTGAGTTCCCGTCAGTTACGCCACTTTCCAAATCGACTCTGTATCTTTAACGAGCTGGTTAAGCTGTATCTAAGTGACAACAACCTGAGCAGCCTTCCACCAGAACTGCACAGATTGGGCAAGCTACAGCTGCTGGCCCTCGACTTCAACTGCTTTGAAGACCTTCCTCTTGCTGTGTGTGGCCTGCCACAGCTTAACATCCTCTACCTCGGTAACAACCGCTTGGCTGACCTTCCTCAGGAAATAGCAAAGCTGAAAGAGCTGAAGACCCTGTGGTTGGAGAGCAACTGCCTCACTGAGTTTCCCCAAGTGATTTGTCAGCTCCCAAACCTTAAGACACTCCATCTGGGCTACAACCAAATCTGTAACTTGCCCACTGAACTAGGCCAGCTGGAAGAGCTGCGCAGTATTTGGCTGGCAGGCAACATGCTGACTGAGTTTCCAGCGGTGCTCCTTGAGATGCACTTCCTGGATGTGATTGACGTCGACCGGAATCGCATTCGTCgctttccctgtctgtctcatttGCAAGGGCTGAAGCTGATTATATATGACCACAACCCCTGTGTGAATGCACCTGTGGTTGGAGAGGGTGTAAGACGAGTCGGACGCTGGGCAGACTGctgtgatgatgaagatgaagatgaagatatGGGAAAAGTGGTGGCAGAGGCCTTTGGGGAGGTGAAGGAACATATTCCAGAAGATGACGTCCAATCAGCAGAGACAGTGGTAGCACCTTACCTCAACGACATTCTGTAG